From the genome of Trichocoleus sp. FACHB-46:
ACTGATAATATGGCGATCGCTCTACCTCGCCATAAATAGCCACGACGAAATACATTAATACTGTATAAAAGTGTACCAATTCCAAAATCAAAAAAGATGCAATAAGCGGCTAGGGCTCTAGGACTGTAAAGAGGAGCTTTGGATAGTATCTTGGCAGATATTTGTTCAGCATGGTCTTGCACCCACAAGCTGTATCCTAAGAAATTAATATGTTTAGACATGCTAAAGCCCTGTTGAGCCTAATAGAAATAGAGTTTCATACTTGACAAGTCAACTTGAGATATCACGAAATCTCTAAGGTTTATTTCTTTGCTAAATTTGCCAGGTCAGTTCTTGCAACGGGCAAATCTAACCAACTGCTTAGTTCGTAAGCCAACCAGTCAAGCTCTGGCTTTGTCAGGCGGCCTCTACCACCCAACTCAAATTCTTTAGTTCCAGCCCAAAGTTTTATTTGAGGAGGAACAATAATGATATTTCCCTCTAAATCCTTTCGCCGAAAAATGTGCGTTAGTTCGAGTTCAAAAATATTGTGTCTAGCTTCACTAAGATATAAATATTTCCACCCAAGTATCTCATGGGACAAAGAGACTTCCAGTTGAGTCAAGCAGAACCTAACTTGAGCAAAGAGAGTGTGGAAAATGCCCCCAATTGTTACAAAAACTGGAAGAAGTACAATTGGCCAAAAGATCTGAATATCAATTATGGCGGCAGGCAAAATCAAGGTCGCTCCTGCTATTAATCCAATCCATGCTTTAGCGATAAGTTCAACAACATCGAAGCCCTTAGGTGGAATCAAAATCTCTAACATTTGTCTGGTATTTCTAACTGTGACCTTGCTACCAGCAGGTTTCCTAGCGCCTGCCGATGACAAACCATATTTCTGTAAATCAGGTGTTTCTAAAGCTTCTAACGCCTGATTTGTAGATTTGGGGCGTAGCTCTACATCCGGTTCTGTCATCCACTTGAGCCAATCTCTAAGTGATTGGCTGAGGTTAGTACGATCCTCAAACAGAATTTGCATCTTCCGCTGCGGCAGTTGGTTGGGGTGTTGGCCTGTTGCTAAATAAATTAGCGTTGCTCCCAAAGCATAGAGATCAGAAGCAGGCGTGGTTTGTCCTCCAAATTGCTCAAATGGCATGTAGCCGTAGGTGCCAACAATGGTTCTTGTCCCATCCTGAACTGTGGTTTGGACAGAACCAAAGTCAATCAGGTAGATTTGTCCCAGACTATGACCACTGCGATCGCCTAGCAAAATATTGCTGGGTTTAATATCTCGATGCACAACCGCAGGCTGGCGGCTATGGAGGTAGTCTAAAATTCCTAGAAGTTCTTTCGCGATCGCTTTGAGTTCTGCCTCGCTAAAAGTTCGTCCAGACTGTACCCAATCCTGTAAAGGCTTCGACTCAATGTAAGTTTGAACCAGCGCAAAACCCTTGCCTAATTCAGTTTCGACGTCAAAGTAGTCAAGATATTTAGGGATAGCTGAATGATTCAGGGATTTGAGGACTTCCGCCTCTCGTTCAAAAAGTTTTAGATCTTGCCAAGTAAAGCTAGGGCCAAAGAGCAATAACTTGATAACAACAGGTAACTTTGTTTGCAGATCCTTTGCTAGAAAAGTTTTACGACCAGCCTGATGGCCTAGCAGAGATTGAATGCGGTAGCGATCGCACAAAACTTGGTTAACGAGTTGATCCATTGCTTTAGGAACGTAGCAGGGCGAAGAATTCAGCTAAATGTTTGTCTGTTCATTCGCCAACTATTTCGTCTTCTGCAATAACTCGTTACACTTGGTCCTGAGCTTAGTGCAGAGTGGTCAATCAAGAAAAGCTTATTCTGCGGTTCGTTGCCACCAAGGTTGTTTTAGGCTGGGGAATCGTTGCATTGCCTGACTGAGCAATGAATTGACTGCCTCAACCGGAGGTAAAATTCCATCTACCGTGATGACATTTTCTTCGGGGCTAATGGAGTCAAAGGCAGCGATTTGGCTTTGCAGCATGGCAGACTGCATGTAGTGATTTTGTCGTTGAGTGAGGCGGCGCTCCAGTTCTGTATGCGGTACTTCAAGGTAAACCAGTTGGACACGCCCTGAAGCGGCTAGGTGGTTGCGGTAGGAGAGTTTGAGCGCAGAACAAGTGATGACCGTCTCTCGATTGCGATCGCCAGCGCGTTGAATATCATCCTCGATTTCTAAGAGCCATTGTCGACGGTCTGCGTCTTGCAAAGGTTGGTGGGACAGCATTTTGAGGATGTTGGCCTGGGGATGGCGGCGATCGCCCTCTAAAAAGTCACTTTCTAAGCGCTCGGATAGCAATCGCCCTACTACCGTCTTCCCTGATCCAGCTACCCCCATCATGATCCAGACCAATGGACAGTCGTTCATTTCTGCCTCACAACCTGAAGTTAGACACGAGTAAATAACAGGTTAAATACCTTAGTGGTGTCGCAATATTGGTTAGGTTCTAGCTTAACTAAATTGGGCGAACTAGCTTGCATTAAATAAGCGTCATATCCGAGCGATCGCATCCATTCTCGCAGTTCAGTTTCGTTGGTTCCCATTTGCTGTAAACCGAAACGATTGACTTCAGAAATAATGTAAGGAACTCGATGAGTTTTCAGAATGTTTATACTGCCCTTCAAAACTTGCAACTCTGCGCCTTCGGTGTCAATTTTAATCATCTTAGGCGGGATAGAGTTTTGGTCAGTCAAGGCTTGGTCTAGCGTGGTAACACTAACCTTCTTTGTTGCTTGGCTCATCCGACTTTTTTGATTAAATTGGTGCGCTCCCACATTCCACAAAGCATGACCACCATCATTATCTAAATTGACAAAAAATTGGGCTTCTTTTGTTTCAGCTCCTAAAGCAACATTAAAAACCTTGAGATTTGGGAGTTGATTCAGTTCAATGTTTTCTAAGATCTTTTTGTAGTTCGCCGACTCCATTTCAAAAGCCAGCACACTACCCGAACCACCAACCAAAGTAGCTGCTAAAAGAGAGAAATAGCCCACATGTGCCCCAATATCAATAAAGCGATCGCCGGGACGCAACGTTTGAATCAAAAAATCAGAAACTTCTGTTTCATACAGCTTGCCAGCGCTAAAACGCGACAGCATGAGTTGCTGGGTATATTTTTCCGCATCCAAGTACAGCTTTAACTGTTTGGTTTCTTGGTTACTAGTAATTGATAAATTCACCACTTGGGTTTTAGTGGGCGAAACGGCAGGTTGCCTGGTAGGGGCGATCGCGCCATTGGCATCGTTGAAGATCGTAGGCCGACCAATCGGAGACAAGCCAGGTTGCAAAGTCACAGGACCATGCATGACTGTGGCAATTCTGCGAGCATCGGCTTCTCGATATGGGGCGGTTCTGCCAAACAAATCCATATCTCGTCGCACCGCAGGCTTAAGATTTCCCTGAGAGTCCACCTGCTTGAACTCGTAAGTGGAATCAATTTCAGCCTTGCCATAGCCCCAATGCAAATGCTCTGTCAACACATCGGGAATGTAGTGCAAGCGCCCGACTCGCTTGGCAATATCCATAATCCACAGATCATCATACAAACACTCAAAAATGCCTGTAATGAAGTAGCCCAACGTTAAACACCATTTGCGGCTGACAATGGGGAAGGTGCATAGCTTCTCGCCCCAGTGACCTTCGTTGAACCACATGCAAAAAATCTCATCTGGGAATTTTGCGGTTTCTTGGTCGAGTCGCGTATCCCACCCTGCGTCGTTATAAATTTGGTCATCAGCGGCCATGACTAGAAGATCGCCTTGGGAAGCAGTCGCCAAGGCATTCCAGGCTTTAGAAACCCCAATTGGCTCGTTGACCATCAAGAAGCACTGCTTTAAGCGGTTGAGTTCTGTTTTATGAGCTTTCAGTTGCTCCACGTAGTCCAGTTTGGTGGAGTCGTCGGTATCTACATAAAATAAAACCTCGACTCTTTCCGGATGGTGCGCGGTTTTCAGCACACTTAAGACGAGACGGAGGGCTTTATCAGGTCGTCCTCGCGTGGGGCAAAGCAAGGAGATCGTTTTCAGCGGCGTTGACATGCTCAAGATCCTCGATCAGGCAAAATTCTAGGGGATTAGCAAAGTGGGGCAACTCACTTTAGCGAGTGGCAAAGGCTCAAGCCATTCGTTCAACTCAACAACAGCTAGCCTCTATTTCTCTTGATCATTCCCAACATAATGTCTATCTGAAAGCGCAACTCAGCTTTTGTGAGGCAATCTGGGACCGAGTTTTGATATTGAGCTTTGAGATGCGGGGTTGGGTAGGGAATGCTGGAGTCGGTGTAGCGTTAAAGTTACAGACTTGAGATGAGACAAGTTTGCAGGCAAGATTCAGTGGAGCAAGGCATTGGGCGGTATGGTGAATATTTCTGAAGCTTCGGCGATCGCACTCCAACATTTTCAGGCCAAGCGGTGGTCTGAAGCTGAGCAAATCTATCGGCAAATTTTGCAGCAGCAACCCAACCAAGTTGAGGCTCTGTCTCAGTTAGGGCTGATTGCTCAACAACAAGGGCAGATTCAAGCGGCAACTCAGTATTGGCACCAAGCGGCAACCCAATATTGCCAGCTGGCTCTGGCCTGCTTCAACCGTCGCCAACTCGATCAAGCGATCACTTACTACCAGCAAGCGCTAGCCCTGCAACCTACCGCCTCCGACATTCATACCAACTTAGGTAATGTTTACCAAGACTTGGGCCAAGCGGAAGCCGCGATCGCCTCTTACCAGAAAGCTCTAACTCTCAAGCCCGATTCGGCTGAGGCCCACAACAACCTCGGCAATATGTACAAACGCCAAGGTCAGTTGGCAGAAGCCAGCACCCACTACCAGCGAGCAGTAGTGCTACGCCCTGACTTGGCCGAAACCTACAACAACTTGGGCAACGTGCTCAAAGACCAAGGACGGATGACGGAGGCGATCGCGGCTTATCGGCAGGCGATCGCGATGAAACCCGGTTTGATGGAAGCGAAGAGTAATCTGCTGTTCTCGCTGCACTACGACAGCACCCACGACCCGGAGACAATTTTTGCTGAGCACAAACGCTGGGCCGAACAGTATGCCGAGCCGCTGACTCAAGCGGCGACGCCACACTTAAATGATCGAACTCGCGATCGCCGTTTGCGGATTGGTTATGTCTCCCCAGACTTTAACGCCCATCCGGTGGGATTTTTCATCGGCTCTGTACTCGCGGCTCACGACCATGCCAACTATGAGGTGTTCTGCTACGCTAATCTGCTGGCCGCTGATGGCTTGACCGAGCAATTCCGCCGCTTTGCTGATGGCTGGCGCGACATTATTAGCCTTAGTGACGAGCAAGTAGCCCAGTTGGTCCGCCAAGACCAGATTGATATTTTGGTGGATTTAGCAGGACATACGGCTGGCAACCGCATTTTGGTGTTCGCGCATAAACCTGGGCCGATCCAAGTGACTTACTTGGGTTACCCCAACACCACAGGCTTGTCAGCGATCGATTACCGCCTGACTGATACCTGGGCCGATCCCGTAGGAGTGGCTGATACTCGTCACACCGAGAGCTTAGTGCGGCTACCCCGTGGCTTTCTCTGCTACCAAGCAGCACAAAACGCCCCAACTGTAGAAGCATTGCCCGCGCTGACGAAGGGATACGTCACCTTTGGCTCCTTTAATAACTTGGCCAAGGTGACACCAGAAGTGATTGCAACTTGGGCCAATATCCTCAAGGCCGTACCCCAATCTCAGATGGTTTTGAAATACAAAGCTTTGACTGATGCGGCTACTCGTCAGCGCTTTCATGATTTGTTCACTCAACATGGCGTGACTAGCGATCGCATCCACCTACTAGGGCACGTCTCTTCTTTTGCCGAGCACTTAGCCCTTTATCACCAAATCGACATTGGCCTTGACAGCTTCCCCTACAACGGCACTACCACCACCTGTGAAGCGCTATGGATGGGGATTCCGGTGATTACTCTGGCTGGCAAAAGTCATGCGGCTAGGGTGGGGATGAGCTTGTTAGCCAATCTAGGGCTGACCGATTTGATTGCTGTGTCTTCAAACGAGTATGTAGCATTGGCCAAACGTTTAGCCGAAGACCGCGATCGCCTACGCTATCTCAGATCCAATTTGCGCTATCTGATG
Proteins encoded in this window:
- a CDS encoding serine/threonine-protein kinase, producing MDQLVNQVLCDRYRIQSLLGHQAGRKTFLAKDLQTKLPVVIKLLLFGPSFTWQDLKLFEREAEVLKSLNHSAIPKYLDYFDVETELGKGFALVQTYIESKPLQDWVQSGRTFSEAELKAIAKELLGILDYLHSRQPAVVHRDIKPSNILLGDRSGHSLGQIYLIDFGSVQTTVQDGTRTIVGTYGYMPFEQFGGQTTPASDLYALGATLIYLATGQHPNQLPQRKMQILFEDRTNLSQSLRDWLKWMTEPDVELRPKSTNQALEALETPDLQKYGLSSAGARKPAGSKVTVRNTRQMLEILIPPKGFDVVELIAKAWIGLIAGATLILPAAIIDIQIFWPIVLLPVFVTIGGIFHTLFAQVRFCLTQLEVSLSHEILGWKYLYLSEARHNIFELELTHIFRRKDLEGNIIIVPPQIKLWAGTKEFELGGRGRLTKPELDWLAYELSSWLDLPVARTDLANLAKK
- a CDS encoding gluconokinase; translation: MNDCPLVWIMMGVAGSGKTVVGRLLSERLESDFLEGDRRHPQANILKMLSHQPLQDADRRQWLLEIEDDIQRAGDRNRETVITCSALKLSYRNHLAASGRVQLVYLEVPHTELERRLTQRQNHYMQSAMLQSQIAAFDSISPEENVITVDGILPPVEAVNSLLSQAMQRFPSLKQPWWQRTAE
- a CDS encoding FkbM family methyltransferase; its protein translation is MSTPLKTISLLCPTRGRPDKALRLVLSVLKTAHHPERVEVLFYVDTDDSTKLDYVEQLKAHKTELNRLKQCFLMVNEPIGVSKAWNALATASQGDLLVMAADDQIYNDAGWDTRLDQETAKFPDEIFCMWFNEGHWGEKLCTFPIVSRKWCLTLGYFITGIFECLYDDLWIMDIAKRVGRLHYIPDVLTEHLHWGYGKAEIDSTYEFKQVDSQGNLKPAVRRDMDLFGRTAPYREADARRIATVMHGPVTLQPGLSPIGRPTIFNDANGAIAPTRQPAVSPTKTQVVNLSITSNQETKQLKLYLDAEKYTQQLMLSRFSAGKLYETEVSDFLIQTLRPGDRFIDIGAHVGYFSLLAATLVGGSGSVLAFEMESANYKKILENIELNQLPNLKVFNVALGAETKEAQFFVNLDNDGGHALWNVGAHQFNQKSRMSQATKKVSVTTLDQALTDQNSIPPKMIKIDTEGAELQVLKGSINILKTHRVPYIISEVNRFGLQQMGTNETELREWMRSLGYDAYLMQASSPNLVKLEPNQYCDTTKVFNLLFTRV
- a CDS encoding tetratricopeptide repeat protein, which encodes MVNISEASAIALQHFQAKRWSEAEQIYRQILQQQPNQVEALSQLGLIAQQQGQIQAATQYWHQAATQYCQLALACFNRRQLDQAITYYQQALALQPTASDIHTNLGNVYQDLGQAEAAIASYQKALTLKPDSAEAHNNLGNMYKRQGQLAEASTHYQRAVVLRPDLAETYNNLGNVLKDQGRMTEAIAAYRQAIAMKPGLMEAKSNLLFSLHYDSTHDPETIFAEHKRWAEQYAEPLTQAATPHLNDRTRDRRLRIGYVSPDFNAHPVGFFIGSVLAAHDHANYEVFCYANLLAADGLTEQFRRFADGWRDIISLSDEQVAQLVRQDQIDILVDLAGHTAGNRILVFAHKPGPIQVTYLGYPNTTGLSAIDYRLTDTWADPVGVADTRHTESLVRLPRGFLCYQAAQNAPTVEALPALTKGYVTFGSFNNLAKVTPEVIATWANILKAVPQSQMVLKYKALTDAATRQRFHDLFTQHGVTSDRIHLLGHVSSFAEHLALYHQIDIGLDSFPYNGTTTTCEALWMGIPVITLAGKSHAARVGMSLLANLGLTDLIAVSSNEYVALAKRLAEDRDRLRYLRSNLRYLMSRSPLTNGRGFTQTLESLYRQMWHRWCDAPSKP